The following coding sequences are from one Achromobacter sp. B7 window:
- a CDS encoding Xaa-Pro peptidase family protein: MPKLTKAVWQYRLDKMTAMMDDLAVDAIVFTSADFFQFATNFHTDVLPWERPIFAVVPRNGTPFLVMNELSTHHMRFSQDQGKVWITDITYYAEHPRVTNRLALITQLPEVLAARLKSAGLARSRIAVEGGSPVLAAVGRLLPELALRPATPECRSLRWQKHEEELAVMAAAASISDWIQDRYRENIRPGRLVQELDFAMASLFVQEAAERFPGEQFEVIRCWTLSGPASASPHGDGASCGARIKEGDVLVNIVIPRLNGLTIENERTWFCGTPSAEQTRLWSAAKAANEAAIDAARTGNPVCMIDAAAQAEIEKAGYADFIRHRTGHAVGIIHHEYPEDMAFCQRPLLDNEVYSAEPGIYAYGIGGFRLDDTVVVGDTPRVLTHTPKTLEYATVR, from the coding sequence ATGCCCAAACTGACCAAGGCTGTCTGGCAATACCGGCTGGACAAGATGACCGCGATGATGGACGACCTGGCGGTTGACGCCATCGTTTTCACGTCGGCGGATTTTTTTCAGTTCGCCACCAACTTCCATACCGACGTTCTGCCCTGGGAACGCCCGATCTTTGCCGTGGTGCCGCGTAACGGCACACCGTTTTTGGTGATGAACGAGCTGTCCACGCATCACATGCGCTTTTCGCAAGACCAGGGCAAGGTCTGGATCACCGATATCACTTACTACGCCGAGCACCCGCGCGTGACCAACCGGCTGGCGCTCATCACGCAATTGCCCGAGGTGCTGGCGGCGCGTCTGAAATCGGCCGGGCTGGCGCGTTCACGCATCGCCGTTGAGGGCGGCAGCCCGGTACTGGCGGCGGTCGGCCGGTTGCTTCCCGAGCTGGCGCTGCGCCCCGCCACGCCCGAATGCCGGTCGCTGCGCTGGCAAAAGCACGAAGAAGAACTGGCCGTCATGGCGGCGGCGGCGTCCATCTCGGACTGGATTCAGGACCGTTACCGCGAGAACATTCGCCCGGGCCGTCTGGTCCAAGAACTGGACTTCGCCATGGCATCGCTGTTCGTGCAGGAAGCGGCCGAACGCTTTCCCGGCGAGCAATTCGAGGTGATTCGCTGCTGGACGTTGAGCGGTCCGGCGTCCGCGTCCCCGCATGGTGACGGCGCGTCCTGCGGCGCGCGTATCAAGGAAGGCGACGTGCTGGTCAACATCGTCATCCCGCGTCTGAATGGCTTGACCATCGAAAACGAACGCACCTGGTTCTGCGGCACGCCCTCTGCCGAACAGACCCGGCTGTGGTCGGCGGCCAAGGCGGCCAACGAGGCAGCCATCGACGCCGCGCGCACCGGCAACCCGGTCTGCATGATCGACGCGGCCGCGCAAGCCGAAATCGAAAAAGCCGGCTACGCCGACTTCATCCGCCATCGCACGGGGCATGCGGTGGGCATCATCCATCATGAATATCCCGAAGACATGGCGTTCTGCCAGCGCCCGCTGCTGGACAACGAGGTGTACTCGGCCGAACCCGGCATCTACGCCTATGGCATCGGCGGCTTCCGGCTGGATGACACGGTGGTCGTGGGCGACACCCCGCGCGTCTTGACGCATACGCCCAAGACGCTGGAGTACGCCACCGTCAGGTAG
- a CDS encoding ABC transporter substrate-binding protein yields MITRLRLTTGALLSCALLSSGPALADINVGIVLSLTGPAASLGGPAKNAVDLLPRDLDGEPIRYIVLDDASDTTQAARAFRRLVDEHKVDVILGTSVTPSTLALVPIAQEKEVPLLSLAASVKIVEPMDAQRRWVFKAIQNENLMVAATLAHMKANGLKTLGYIGFADAYGDSWLAEARKQAAPAGIEVVASERYVKTDTSVTAQTLKLMGARPDAVLVAASGTPGALPQKSLRERGYQGAIYQTYGIANREFLRIAGKEAEGALFAVGPVVVASQLDPANPIRAVAMDLTQRYETAYGKDSMSVFAANAWDAGLVLQPALKTALRSAKPGTAQFRMALRDALESTRDVVTSQGIATMSPSDHVGYDARAAVMVQIKNGAWRYVQ; encoded by the coding sequence TTGATAACCCGCTTACGCCTCACAACCGGGGCGCTGCTTTCTTGCGCCTTGCTTTCCAGTGGCCCTGCCCTGGCCGACATCAACGTCGGGATAGTGCTGTCGCTGACCGGCCCCGCCGCATCGCTGGGTGGCCCCGCCAAAAACGCGGTCGACCTGTTGCCCCGCGATCTGGATGGCGAACCCATCCGCTACATCGTCCTGGACGATGCATCCGACACCACACAGGCCGCGCGTGCGTTCCGTCGGCTGGTCGACGAGCACAAGGTGGACGTCATTCTGGGCACGTCCGTTACGCCATCGACACTGGCGCTTGTGCCCATCGCGCAGGAAAAAGAAGTGCCGTTGCTGAGCCTGGCGGCCAGCGTGAAGATCGTGGAGCCGATGGACGCGCAGCGGCGCTGGGTATTCAAAGCGATCCAGAACGAAAACCTGATGGTCGCCGCCACCCTAGCCCACATGAAGGCCAACGGCTTGAAGACGCTGGGCTACATCGGCTTTGCCGACGCCTATGGCGACAGTTGGCTGGCCGAGGCCCGCAAGCAGGCGGCGCCGGCCGGCATCGAGGTGGTCGCCAGCGAACGCTATGTAAAAACCGACACCAGTGTCACCGCGCAGACCTTGAAATTGATGGGCGCGCGACCTGACGCGGTGCTGGTGGCGGCATCCGGCACGCCCGGTGCGTTGCCGCAAAAGTCCCTGCGCGAACGCGGCTACCAAGGCGCCATCTACCAGACTTACGGCATTGCCAACCGCGAATTCCTGCGCATCGCGGGCAAGGAGGCTGAAGGCGCCTTGTTCGCCGTCGGCCCGGTAGTGGTGGCAAGCCAGCTGGACCCGGCCAACCCGATACGAGCGGTTGCCATGGATCTGACCCAACGCTATGAAACCGCTTATGGCAAGGATTCCATGTCGGTTTTCGCGGCCAATGCGTGGGACGCCGGCCTGGTGTTGCAACCCGCGTTAAAGACCGCGCTGCGCAGCGCCAAACCTGGCACGGCTCAGTTCCGCATGGCGCTGCGCGACGCGTTGGAAAGCACGCGGGACGTGGTCACTTCGCAAGGCATAGCCACCATGTCGCCGAGCGATCACGTGGGTTACGACGCACGCGCCGCCGTCATGGTGCAGATCAAGAACGGCGCATGGCGCTACGTGCAATAG
- a CDS encoding LysR substrate-binding domain-containing protein, translating to METASTDLAWTRRLKLRHLQVLAALESAGSVTAAAKAMHMTQPALSHWLSDMEDLVGTALFLRGRKLELTEAGRALWRYACRVLGDTARTGEEIEAVKGGVAGHLHIGTILSAAPVLLPRAIAALHQRSPKVQIELVEGLLEPLMERVERREIDLIIGPLDVRASRSGLCTEWLMTDTFSVVARRGHPLAELDAPQWEDTGAYPWVLPPPGTLSRMRLDQAVADAGMPPPRPAVETSSLVALLSMLQGRDYIATLASSVAHMYEQLNLIRIIRVPSRLEFGPIGMLWAADSPSIVLPALRDTLREEAGSLVDTGNGGASAT from the coding sequence ATGGAAACCGCCTCGACCGACCTTGCCTGGACTCGCCGCCTGAAGCTTCGACACCTACAGGTGCTGGCGGCATTGGAAAGCGCGGGCAGCGTCACCGCCGCCGCCAAAGCCATGCACATGACCCAGCCTGCGTTGTCGCATTGGCTCAGCGATATGGAAGACCTGGTCGGCACGGCGCTCTTCTTGCGGGGCCGCAAGCTGGAATTGACCGAAGCAGGGCGCGCGCTATGGCGCTATGCGTGCCGCGTGCTGGGCGATACCGCGCGCACGGGCGAAGAGATCGAGGCCGTGAAAGGCGGCGTGGCGGGGCATCTGCATATCGGCACGATCCTGTCCGCCGCGCCCGTGCTCCTGCCGCGCGCCATCGCGGCGCTGCACCAGCGGTCTCCCAAGGTGCAGATCGAATTGGTGGAAGGCCTGCTGGAACCCTTGATGGAACGCGTTGAACGCCGCGAAATCGATTTGATCATCGGGCCGTTGGACGTGCGCGCCAGCCGCTCGGGCCTGTGTACGGAATGGCTGATGACGGACACCTTCAGCGTGGTGGCACGACGCGGCCATCCGCTGGCGGAACTGGACGCGCCGCAGTGGGAGGATACCGGCGCGTACCCGTGGGTCTTGCCGCCACCCGGCACCTTGTCACGGATGCGGCTGGATCAGGCGGTGGCGGACGCGGGCATGCCGCCGCCCAGGCCGGCCGTCGAGACCAGTTCGCTGGTGGCGCTGCTGTCCATGCTGCAAGGGCGGGACTACATCGCTACCCTGGCAAGTTCCGTGGCGCACATGTACGAACAGCTGAACCTGATCCGCATCATCCGTGTGCCGTCGCGATTGGAGTTCGGCCCCATCGGCATGTTGTGGGCGGCGGATTCCCCCAGCATCGTGCTGCCGGCCTTGCGCGATACCTTGCGCGAAGAAGCCGGCAGTCTGGTTGATACGGGGAACGGCGGCGCAAGCGCTACCTGA
- a CDS encoding PDR/VanB family oxidoreductase, with protein MQPLIVCRITPEAQGVVSLLLRDKDGANLPAYEPGAHIDVDLGNGMTRQYSLCGDPAQCDEYRLGVGLAVDSRGGSRRIHDTLREGDTLHVGAPRQLFGLHAQATSHVFIAGGIGITPFLGMILACERRKEPWTLLYCARGRAHAAFLHELAEYGDRVTLHMDDERAARCDAPSYVEKVARPGSHVYCCGPSSLMDAVGQACVQLGIAPSNFHTERFSASPTPTPVPGPAQPGADAFTVVLAKSGGRYVVPAGKSLLEVLEEAGIAWPSSCREGLCGSCEAPVLSGAIDHRDYVLSDAQRAEHRCMMVCVSRAAGTVELDI; from the coding sequence ATGCAGCCGCTGATTGTCTGCCGCATCACGCCCGAAGCGCAGGGCGTTGTCAGCCTGTTGCTGCGCGATAAAGACGGCGCCAATCTGCCCGCCTACGAGCCCGGCGCCCATATCGACGTGGATCTGGGCAACGGGATGACGCGTCAATATTCCCTGTGCGGCGATCCGGCGCAATGCGACGAGTACCGCCTGGGGGTCGGGCTGGCCGTTGACTCCCGGGGCGGATCGCGCCGCATCCATGACACGCTACGCGAGGGCGACACCTTGCACGTGGGTGCGCCGCGCCAACTATTCGGTCTACATGCGCAGGCGACGTCGCACGTGTTTATCGCCGGCGGGATCGGCATCACCCCTTTCCTTGGCATGATCCTTGCCTGCGAGCGGCGCAAAGAGCCCTGGACCTTGCTTTACTGCGCCCGCGGCCGGGCGCACGCCGCCTTCTTGCACGAGCTGGCCGAATACGGCGACCGGGTCACCCTGCACATGGACGACGAACGGGCCGCGCGCTGCGATGCGCCCTCCTATGTTGAAAAAGTCGCCCGGCCCGGGTCCCATGTGTATTGCTGTGGGCCATCCTCTTTGATGGATGCCGTGGGCCAGGCCTGCGTGCAGTTGGGAATTGCCCCGTCGAATTTCCACACCGAGCGATTCTCGGCATCGCCCACGCCCACGCCCGTGCCTGGCCCAGCGCAACCCGGCGCCGATGCCTTCACCGTGGTGCTGGCCAAATCCGGTGGCCGCTATGTGGTTCCCGCCGGCAAGTCACTGCTGGAAGTGCTGGAAGAAGCAGGCATCGCGTGGCCAAGCTCGTGCCGCGAAGGGCTGTGCGGCAGTTGCGAGGCGCCGGTGCTGTCCGGGGCTATCGATCATCGCGATTACGTCCTGAGCGATGCGCAACGTGCCGAGCATCGCTGCATGATGGTCTGTGTGTCGCGGGCGGCCGGCACGGTCGAACTGGATATCTGA
- a CDS encoding GAF domain-containing protein, producing MTISTNLTPQAGALSAMARALADGPQPHTGLQGLATALAARIGYRLFTVLVLDRQAGLSRRYFSSRPDAYPPGGAKPIREDSDFFARVVQDGKARICADRAACVAAFPDHELIRSLGCESAVNVPVRWNGQTIASLNLLHEAGWYRADMLAELDWYGALAIPVVQNIIQTVRQQGEQP from the coding sequence GTGACGATTTCTACAAACCTTACGCCGCAAGCGGGTGCGCTAAGCGCGATGGCGCGCGCACTGGCTGACGGCCCGCAGCCGCACACCGGGCTGCAAGGGCTGGCCACGGCCTTGGCGGCACGCATCGGTTATCGCTTGTTCACCGTCCTGGTCCTTGACCGGCAAGCGGGCTTGAGCCGCCGCTACTTCTCAAGCCGGCCGGACGCCTACCCGCCGGGCGGCGCCAAGCCGATACGCGAAGACAGCGATTTTTTCGCCCGCGTCGTGCAAGACGGCAAGGCCAGGATCTGCGCCGACCGCGCCGCCTGCGTAGCAGCGTTTCCGGACCATGAACTGATCCGGTCGCTGGGCTGCGAAAGCGCGGTCAACGTGCCCGTGCGCTGGAACGGCCAGACCATTGCATCGCTCAACCTTTTGCATGAGGCCGGCTGGTACCGAGCCGACATGCTGGCCGAGCTGGACTGGTATGGCGCGCTTGCCATTCCGGTCGTTCAGAACATCATTCAAACAGTACGACAACAAGGGGAACAACCATGA
- a CDS encoding LysR family transcriptional regulator, which translates to MHNEKLDLNLLAVFDGLLRERSVTRAAEQLGLSQSAMSHAVNRLRAFFDDPLFVKTGQGMLPTPKAESLAPTMLDLMATIRSQVLSQAQFDPAVARRAFTLCMTDMGELVFLPPLIKRLRKLAPHCTLRSRQVPVAQIEPLLASGEVDLVLGSLRAAPSGLFQQQLFMHRFVTLVSVKNTEVGDVMTLEQFQRMPQIVVTLAGRSSEAYDSAIEEQGITRHIFLSTPHFVVVPLLIDQHPDLIATVPQELGNVFAGYGSVRVLEPPMPLPSFALRQHWHPRFHQDPAIVWLRELVKDTFDAYPRMPE; encoded by the coding sequence ATGCATAACGAAAAGTTGGACCTGAATCTGCTGGCGGTATTCGACGGCCTGCTACGCGAGCGCAGCGTGACACGCGCAGCCGAGCAACTGGGGTTATCGCAAAGCGCAATGAGTCACGCGGTGAATCGGCTGCGCGCCTTCTTTGACGACCCCCTATTCGTCAAGACAGGGCAGGGGATGCTGCCCACGCCCAAGGCCGAGAGCCTGGCGCCCACGATGCTGGACCTGATGGCCACCATTCGCTCGCAGGTGTTGTCGCAAGCACAGTTCGACCCTGCCGTGGCGCGGCGTGCGTTCACGCTATGCATGACGGACATGGGCGAATTGGTGTTCCTGCCGCCGCTGATCAAGCGGCTGCGAAAGCTGGCGCCGCACTGCACGCTGCGCTCGCGACAGGTGCCGGTCGCGCAGATAGAACCCTTGCTTGCTTCGGGCGAAGTGGACCTGGTGCTGGGCTCGCTGCGCGCCGCGCCGTCTGGCCTGTTTCAGCAGCAGCTGTTCATGCATCGGTTCGTCACGTTGGTCAGCGTCAAGAACACCGAGGTGGGCGATGTCATGACGTTGGAGCAGTTTCAACGCATGCCGCAAATCGTCGTGACGCTGGCAGGGCGATCGTCCGAAGCTTATGACAGCGCCATTGAAGAGCAAGGCATCACCCGGCACATCTTTTTGTCGACCCCGCACTTTGTCGTGGTGCCGTTGCTGATCGACCAGCATCCCGACCTGATCGCGACCGTGCCGCAGGAACTGGGCAATGTGTTTGCCGGCTATGGCTCCGTCCGGGTATTGGAGCCGCCGATGCCGTTGCCGTCTTTCGCATTGCGCCAGCATTGGCACCCGCGCTTTCACCAGGACCCGGCAATTGTGTGGCTGCGCGAATTGGTGAAAGACACCTTCGATGCCTATCCGCGGATGCCGGAGTGA
- a CDS encoding ferritin-like domain-containing protein encodes METTSRPSNDHLNDWLRDAHAMEEQAETMLSSMLSRIKNYPELSQRISQHIEETRGQQAVVKRCLERRGQDNSTMKDMAGKAMATFQGFSGALASDEIVKGSMFSFSFENLEIAAYKNIIEAARYVGDTETAVECERILQEEIAMAQWLEKNTGAVVRHFLMLADEPDATAKR; translated from the coding sequence ATGGAAACGACCTCCCGGCCATCCAACGACCACTTGAACGACTGGCTGCGCGACGCGCACGCGATGGAAGAACAGGCAGAGACCATGCTGTCCAGCATGCTGTCGCGCATCAAGAACTACCCGGAACTCAGCCAGCGCATTTCGCAGCACATCGAAGAAACTCGCGGCCAGCAGGCCGTGGTCAAGCGCTGCCTGGAACGGCGCGGACAGGACAACTCCACGATGAAAGACATGGCCGGCAAGGCGATGGCAACGTTTCAGGGTTTCTCGGGCGCGCTGGCCTCGGATGAAATCGTCAAGGGTTCGATGTTCAGCTTTTCCTTCGAGAATCTGGAAATCGCCGCCTACAAGAACATCATCGAAGCCGCGCGTTACGTGGGCGACACGGAAACCGCCGTCGAATGCGAACGCATCTTGCAGGAAGAGATCGCGATGGCGCAGTGGCTGGAAAAAAATACCGGTGCGGTGGTGCGGCATTTCCTGATGCTGGCCGACGAACCCGACGCCACGGCCAAGCGCTAG
- a CDS encoding aromatic ring-hydroxylating dioxygenase subunit alpha encodes MFVKNTWYVAAWDKEVTADGLFSRTLIGVPVLMYRDSTGTLVALEDRCCHRGAPLSMGRREGDCVRCMYHGLKFDASGACVEAPAQARIPPQARVNTFPVVERNRWIWIWMGDPERADATLIPDTQWLDHPDWRSLDGYIHYDVNYLLIADNLLDFSHLPFVHPTTLGGGEDYAAVAPKVERLPDGVRITRWTMNTEAPPFAAKVKNWPGRVDRWNIYNFTVPGILIMDSGMAPTGTGAQEGQRVDAAEFRGCQALTPETATSTHYFFAHPHNFAIDRPEVTASIHQSVVTAFDEDREIITAQQRSLSLAPDFKMVPLAIDAALSQFRWVVSRRVQEEQQLAPTVIPIATAPEAA; translated from the coding sequence ATGTTCGTGAAAAATACCTGGTATGTGGCGGCGTGGGACAAGGAAGTCACGGCGGACGGCCTGTTCTCGCGCACGTTGATCGGCGTGCCCGTGTTGATGTATCGCGACAGCACCGGCACGTTGGTGGCGCTGGAAGACCGCTGCTGCCACCGCGGCGCGCCGCTATCCATGGGGCGGCGCGAGGGAGACTGCGTGCGCTGCATGTATCACGGGTTGAAGTTCGACGCCTCGGGCGCCTGTGTCGAAGCCCCGGCCCAAGCGCGCATACCGCCACAAGCCCGCGTCAATACCTTTCCCGTCGTCGAGCGCAACCGATGGATATGGATCTGGATGGGCGACCCCGAGCGCGCGGACGCGACGCTTATTCCCGACACCCAATGGCTGGATCACCCCGACTGGCGCAGCCTGGACGGCTACATCCACTACGACGTCAACTATCTGCTGATCGCCGATAACCTGCTGGACTTTTCGCATCTGCCCTTCGTGCATCCGACCACGTTGGGCGGCGGTGAAGACTACGCGGCGGTAGCGCCCAAGGTGGAACGCCTGCCGGACGGCGTGCGCATTACGCGTTGGACGATGAACACCGAAGCGCCCCCGTTTGCGGCCAAGGTCAAGAACTGGCCCGGCCGGGTCGACCGTTGGAACATCTATAACTTCACCGTTCCCGGCATTCTCATCATGGACTCGGGCATGGCGCCCACCGGAACGGGCGCACAGGAAGGCCAGCGGGTAGACGCCGCCGAGTTTCGCGGGTGCCAGGCGCTGACCCCGGAAACGGCAACGTCCACGCACTATTTCTTCGCGCATCCGCATAACTTCGCCATCGACCGCCCGGAGGTCACGGCGTCCATCCACCAAAGCGTGGTCACCGCCTTTGACGAAGACCGCGAGATCATCACCGCGCAGCAGCGCTCGTTGTCCCTGGCGCCGGACTTCAAGATGGTGCCGTTGGCCATTGACGCGGCGCTGTCGCAATTTCGCTGGGTGGTATCGCGGCGGGTGCAGGAAGAGCAACAGCTTGCCCCCACCGTGATTCCGATCGCGACCGCGCCGGAGGCCGCTTGA
- a CDS encoding benzoate/H(+) symporter BenE family transporter has protein sequence MNPLPASLRAADFFSPTVAALISVLVNYGGTFVLVFQAAELAGLTPAQTASWVWAVSVGVGITGAMLSFRYKAPIITAWSTPGVAFLATVMPFTPYGEVIGAYVISALGFVVLGMSGAFEKLVRLIPGGIAAGLLAGILLQFGVNAFGGASVEPLLVIVLVVSYALLKRFTSRFAVVGILVIGLAMLIAQGRIDFSAVHLSLATPVFEMPRFSLNALLGVALPLFIITLTGQYMPGMLVLRNDGFKTSANPILVTTGLGSLLMAPFGAHAFNVAAITAAICTGPDAHPDPRKRYLAGLACGLFYVLVGTFGVTLATLFMVLPKAFITTLAGLALLGAIGGSLANAMADARTRETALITFLATAANVTLLGVGGAFWGLVAGLTAHLLIHGGHRTLVGSAARP, from the coding sequence ATGAATCCATTGCCGGCCAGCCTGCGCGCCGCCGACTTCTTTTCCCCGACCGTTGCGGCGCTGATCTCCGTGCTGGTCAATTACGGCGGCACCTTCGTGCTGGTGTTCCAGGCCGCCGAGTTGGCCGGGCTGACACCGGCGCAGACCGCGTCGTGGGTGTGGGCGGTGTCCGTGGGCGTGGGCATCACGGGGGCAATGCTGAGTTTTCGCTACAAAGCGCCGATCATCACCGCGTGGTCCACCCCCGGCGTCGCGTTCCTGGCTACGGTAATGCCGTTCACGCCCTATGGCGAAGTGATCGGCGCGTATGTCATTTCAGCGCTGGGCTTTGTGGTGCTGGGCATGTCGGGCGCCTTTGAAAAGCTGGTGCGGTTGATACCGGGCGGCATCGCGGCAGGCCTGCTGGCGGGCATCCTGCTTCAGTTCGGAGTCAATGCCTTTGGCGGCGCCAGCGTCGAGCCGCTGCTGGTCATCGTCCTGGTGGTGTCGTACGCGCTGCTCAAGCGATTCACGTCGCGCTTTGCCGTGGTCGGCATCCTGGTCATCGGCCTGGCGATGCTGATCGCGCAAGGCCGCATTGATTTTTCCGCCGTGCACTTGAGCCTGGCCACGCCGGTATTCGAAATGCCGCGGTTTTCGCTGAACGCCTTGCTGGGCGTGGCCTTGCCCCTGTTCATCATCACGCTGACCGGCCAGTACATGCCCGGCATGCTGGTGCTGCGCAACGACGGCTTCAAGACCAGCGCCAACCCCATTCTGGTCACGACGGGGTTGGGCTCGTTGCTGATGGCCCCATTTGGCGCGCACGCGTTCAACGTGGCGGCAATCACGGCGGCCATCTGCACCGGCCCGGACGCGCATCCCGACCCGCGCAAGCGCTACCTGGCAGGCTTGGCGTGCGGACTGTTCTACGTTTTGGTCGGCACCTTCGGCGTGACGCTGGCCACGCTGTTCATGGTGCTGCCCAAGGCCTTCATCACCACGCTGGCCGGGCTGGCGCTGCTGGGCGCCATCGGCGGCAGCCTGGCCAATGCCATGGCCGACGCCCGCACGCGCGAAACCGCGCTGATCACCTTCCTGGCCACCGCCGCGAACGTCACGCTGCTGGGCGTGGGCGGCGCGTTCTGGGGCCTGGTGGCCGGCCTGACGGCGCACCTGCTGATCCATGGCGGCCATCGCACGCTGGTTGGCAGCGCGGCCAGACCGTAG
- a CDS encoding tripartite tricarboxylate transporter substrate binding protein, translating to MKRLCTYLAALLLPCSMAQAASADAYPAKAITIVYPYAPGSASDTMTRLLAESMSKRLGQPIIVDSKPGAGGSIATEHVVRAAPDGYTLLLSASGTISVNPHIYKLRYSTLDDLAHISIAVEVPFVFVVNKTFPAQTYAAFKALDGSKPGGLTSANAGLGTQAHLTQAAFAKLAGLNLSIIGYKGAAPAVNDILGGHVDSMMDNAASQIPYVTAGKTTALFVTSDYRFSGYPQVPTAKEVGVTGLVPAGWFGLAAPKGTPPAIVDKLHDAMAASLKEPDMQRKLQELGWVVVGNTPSEALARARKDYDLLGQVARDISLKPN from the coding sequence ATGAAACGCCTGTGCACTTACCTTGCCGCGCTGCTGCTGCCTTGCAGCATGGCGCAAGCCGCCTCCGCCGACGCCTACCCGGCCAAGGCCATCACCATCGTCTATCCCTATGCGCCGGGGTCGGCGTCGGACACGATGACCCGGCTGCTGGCCGAGTCCATGTCCAAGCGCCTGGGCCAGCCCATCATCGTGGACAGCAAGCCGGGCGCGGGCGGATCCATCGCCACCGAACACGTCGTGCGGGCGGCTCCGGACGGTTACACGCTGCTGCTGAGCGCCAGCGGAACCATCTCGGTCAACCCGCACATCTACAAGCTGCGGTACAGCACGCTGGACGACCTGGCGCATATTTCCATCGCCGTCGAAGTGCCGTTCGTCTTCGTGGTCAACAAGACGTTCCCGGCGCAGACCTATGCGGCCTTCAAGGCGCTGGATGGCTCCAAGCCGGGTGGCCTGACGTCGGCCAATGCGGGCCTGGGCACGCAGGCGCATCTGACGCAGGCGGCCTTCGCCAAGCTGGCGGGGCTGAACCTCAGCATCATCGGCTACAAGGGCGCGGCCCCGGCCGTGAACGACATTCTGGGCGGGCACGTGGACTCCATGATGGACAACGCGGCGTCCCAGATTCCGTATGTCACCGCCGGCAAGACGACGGCGCTGTTCGTGACCAGCGACTATCGTTTCAGCGGCTACCCCCAGGTGCCGACCGCCAAGGAAGTGGGCGTGACAGGCTTGGTTCCGGCTGGGTGGTTTGGGCTGGCGGCGCCCAAGGGCACGCCCCCCGCCATCGTCGACAAGCTTCATGACGCGATGGCAGCCAGCCTGAAAGAGCCCGACATGCAGCGCAAGTTGCAGGAGCTGGGATGGGTCGTCGTCGGCAACACCCCGAGCGAGGCCCTGGCGCGCGCACGCAAGGACTACGACCTGCTCGGCCAGGTGGCCCGGGACATCTCGTTAAAGCCCAATTGA
- a CDS encoding ZIP family metal transporter, protein MTRMTRMSMFRRCMWTFLAVAGIAAFYQGWLLLHAHHPLVGDALLGGLAAAAATALGTLPILFCKTLSERTQDTMLGFGAGIMLAASAFSLVLPALGAAADLGLGRWAAGLTVGAAILLGAGALMLADQRIPHEHFIKGKEGKDARAMRRAWLFAFAITLHNLPEGLAIGVGYAGNDAMRASALAIGIAIQDVPEGLVIAIALRAAGYSRAFSAALGAASGLVEPVGAVLGAALVGGSAQLLPWGLGFAAGAMLFVISHEIIPESHRKGHEAWATGGLMLGFVLMTLLDTALG, encoded by the coding sequence ATGACGCGCATGACGCGTATGTCGATGTTCAGGCGCTGCATGTGGACGTTCCTGGCGGTGGCGGGTATTGCCGCCTTCTACCAGGGCTGGTTGCTGTTGCATGCGCACCATCCGCTGGTGGGCGACGCCCTGCTGGGCGGCCTGGCCGCCGCCGCCGCGACCGCGTTGGGCACCTTGCCCATCTTGTTCTGCAAGACGCTTTCCGAGCGGACGCAAGACACCATGCTGGGCTTTGGCGCGGGCATCATGCTGGCCGCCAGCGCCTTTTCGCTGGTGCTGCCCGCGCTGGGCGCGGCGGCTGACCTGGGCCTGGGGCGCTGGGCCGCCGGCCTGACGGTCGGCGCCGCCATTTTGCTGGGCGCGGGCGCGCTGATGCTGGCGGACCAGCGCATCCCGCACGAACATTTCATCAAAGGCAAGGAAGGCAAGGACGCACGCGCCATGCGCCGCGCCTGGCTGTTCGCCTTCGCCATCACCTTGCACAACCTGCCCGAAGGGCTGGCGATTGGCGTGGGCTACGCAGGCAATGACGCCATGCGCGCCAGCGCCCTGGCGATAGGCATCGCCATCCAGGACGTGCCCGAAGGCCTGGTCATCGCCATCGCGCTGCGGGCGGCGGGTTATTCGCGCGCGTTCTCGGCGGCGCTGGGCGCGGCATCCGGCCTGGTCGAACCGGTGGGCGCCGTGCTGGGCGCTGCGCTGGTCGGCGGATCAGCGCAGCTGCTGCCCTGGGGCCTGGGCTTCGCGGCAGGCGCGATGCTGTTCGTCATCAGCCACGAAATCATTCCGGAATCCCACCGCAAGGGCCACGAAGCCTGGGCCACGGGCGGGCTGATGCTGGGCTTTGTGCTGATGACGTTGCTGGATACGGCGCTGGGCTAG